The following are from one region of the Arachis duranensis cultivar V14167 chromosome 10, aradu.V14167.gnm2.J7QH, whole genome shotgun sequence genome:
- the LOC107471225 gene encoding LOW QUALITY PROTEIN: pentatricopeptide repeat-containing protein At5g15340, mitochondrial-like (The sequence of the model RefSeq protein was modified relative to this genomic sequence to represent the inferred CDS: inserted 1 base in 1 codon), with translation MTWTLPHALHLRALLRRCARTSSLRPATQLHAAALVSGLLPPTSSDPHFLLNALFHLYSLSSLSHAIHLFHQIPNSQKDSVDYTALVSATNPNHALRLFSEMRSLPLPLDPVSILCVLTVSVLCVLTKCSHLGCVKTGSQLHALVVKLGVSGCVRVCNALMDVYVKCGLVGGVRRVFEDMGLKTVVSWTVVLEGVVKGEGLENGRKVFDEMPERNEVAWTVMIVGYVENGMTREAFELLREMIFGCGFVLNDVSLCSILSACSRSRDVSLGRWVHGYAVKEIGWDVGVMVGTGLVDMYAKCGRIGAALVVFRNMPRRNVVAWNAMIGGLAMHGKGKDVVDMFDSMIGEGVSPDALTFLALLSACSHSGMVDLGWKYFNELESIHGINPEMEHYACMVDLLGRAGRLEKAEAFIKSMPFAPNEVVLGSLFGSCYTHGKVKLGERIMRELVQMDPHNTEYHVLLSNMYALSGKEEKANFFRKVLKKRGIKKVPGTSSVYVGGQLHQFIAGDKSHPQTAGIYMMLDDMIRRXRLGGYVPNTSSQVLFGCSTRDDCTEALEEVEQVLFTHSEKLALAFGLTSTPSGSPIHIFKNLRICQDCHSAMKIASYVYNREIVVRDRYRFHSFKQGSCSCSDCW, from the exons ATGACATGGACACTCCCGCACGCCCTCCACCTCCGCGCCCTCCTCCGCCGCTGCGCCCGCACCTCCTCCCTCCGCCCCGCCACCCAGCTCCACGCCGCCGCCCTCGTCTCTGGCCTCCTGCCACCCACCTCCTCCGACCCCCACTTTCTCCTCAACGCCCTCTTCCACCTCTACTCTCTCTCCTCCCTCTCCCACGCCATCCACCTCTTCCATCAAATCCCCAACTCCCAAAAAGACTCCGTCGACTACACTGCCCTCGTCTCTGCCACTAACCCCAACCATGCCCTTCGCCTTTTCTCCGAAATGCGCTCCCTCCCCCTCCCCCTTGACCCCGTCTCTATACTCTGCGTCCTCACCGTCTCCGTACTCTGCGTCCTCACTAAGTGCTCCCATCTCGGCTGCGTCAAAACGGGCTCGCAGCTTCATGCACTTGTGGTGAAGCTTGGGGTTTCTGGGTGTGTTAGAGTCTGCAATGCTTTGATGGATGTTTATGTGAAGTGTGGGCTTGTGGGTGGGGTTAGAAGAGTTTTCGAGGATATGGGGTTGAAGACTGTGGTGTCTTGGACTGTGGTCTTGGAAGGTGTGGTGAAAGGGGAGGGTTTGGAGAATGGGCGGAAGGTGTTCGATGAAATGCCAGAGAGGAATGAGGTTGCTTGGACTGTGATGATTGTGGGGTATGTTGAGAATGGGATGACTAGGGAGGCTTTTGAGCTTTTGAGGGAGATGATTTTTGGGTGTGGGTTTGTGTTGAATGATGTGAGTCTTTGTTCGATTCTTTCGGCTTGTTCGCGGTCCAGGGATGTGAGCTTGGGGAGGTGGGTTCATGGGTATGCTGTGAAGGAAATTGGGTGGGATGTGGGTGTCATGGTGGGGACTGGGTTGGTTGACATGTATGCAAAGTGTGGGAGGATTGGCGCTGCCTTGGTTGTGTTCAGGAACATGCCAAGGAGAAATGTAGTGGCGTGGAATGCCATGATTGGTGGGTTGGCCATGCATGGGAAGGGAAAGGATGTGGTGGATATGTTTGATTCCATGATTGGAGAAGGAGTGAGCCCTGATGCTTTGACTTTCTTGGCCTTGTTGAGTGCTTGCAGTCATTCGGGTATGGTTGATCTCGGTTGGAAGTACTTCAATGAGCTTGAGTCCATTCATGGGATAAATCCGGAAATGGAGCATTATGCTTGCATGGTGGACCTCCTTGGTCGAGCTGGACGATTGGAAAAAGCCGAAGCTTTTATTAAAAGCATGCCATTTGCTCCAAATGAAGTTGTTCTGGGGTCTCTTTTTGGCTCTTGTTACACACATGGGAAGGTGAAGCTTGGGGAACGGATTATGAGAGAGTTGGTTCAGATGGATCCACATAACACTGAGTATCATGTCTTGCTTTCCAACATGTATGCCTTGTCTGGGAAAGAGGAAAAGGCAAATTTCTTCAGGAAGGTTCTTAAGAAAAGGGGTATCAAAAAGGTGCCAGGAACGAGCTCAGTGTATGTTGGTGGCCAGCTTCATCAGTTCATCGCCGGTGATAAGTCTCACCCGCAAACTGCAGGGATTTACATGATGCTAGATGACATGATTCGCC TGAGGTTGGGTGGCTATGTTCCCAATACAAGTTCTCAGGTTTTGTTTGGTTGTTCCACCAGGGATGATTGCACTGAGGCATTGGAGGAGGTAGAACAAGTGTTGTTCACTCATAGTGAGAAGCTTGCACTTGCTTTTGGCCTAACAAGCACTCCATCAGGTTCTCCAATACACATTTTCAAGAACCTAAGGATTTGCCAAGACTGTCATTCTGCTATGAAGATTGCATCTTATGTATACAACCGCGAAATTGTGGTCCGAGATCGATATCGGTTTCATAGTTTCAAGCAAGGTTCTTGTTCTTGCTCTGACTGTTGGTGA
- the LOC127742674 gene encoding uncharacterized protein LOC127742674, protein MEFVYNALDQEIHKYEQELEKCKHYQHIRTQIQSLKKVIEAMKSTQQPKPSEFSQLSVVDKSENFQPIDQVQDLTIYSHEGRLASTLVRVFERTQKITRESHTRINYKSRNILFVSSKRNEIEEREMRLLVEFESAFYNLFGLLEKLSEGIKRNLCYLIKDREDHKCQLCVSELSEESNNETESTHMIKEGDNASEDHIMKEEDSTSEASLNIIA, encoded by the exons atggagttcgtctacaacgcattagatcaagaaattcataaatatgaacaagaacttgaaaaatgcaagcattATCAGCATATAAggacacagatccaatccctcaagaaggtcatcgaagcaatgaaatcaacacaacaaccaaaaccatcagagttcagccagctaagcgtggtagacaaatcag aaaattttcaaccaattgatcaagttcaagatttaacaatctacagtcatgaaggaagactagccagcacactagtaagggtcttcgaaagaactcaaaagataacaagggaatctcacacaagaatcaattataaaagcagaaatattttgtttgtgtccagtaaaaggaatgaaattgaagaaagagagatgagactcttagtggaatttgaatcagcattctacaacttatttggactcttagaaaagctctccgaagggataaagaggaatctctgctatttgataaaagacagagaagaccacaagtgccagctatgtgtctcagagttatctgaagaaagcaataatgaaacggaatcaacccacatgataaaggaaGGAGACAACGCATCTGAAGACCACATAATGAAAGAGGAGGACAgcacatctgaagcatctctcaacattattgcataa
- the LOC107471226 gene encoding uncharacterized protein LOC107471226 has translation MMEIERALFLALNADEHSQCELAFLSSLSVASSVSNRSGVTLCDSISRLSIHSLSFLLMRYASASEPTRKTATGSWTLQPKQTGLASFDHLKWKKIQILRCRKKVQIQRNLKHEQEGKYSRKLLKN, from the exons ATGATGGAAATAGAG CGTGCCCTCTTTCTTGCTCTCAACGCTGATGAGCACTCTCAATGCGAATTAGCCTTCTTGAGCTCGCTGTCCGTCGCCAGTAGCGTCTCCAATAGAAGTGGCGTTACTCTTTGTGACAGCATCTCTCGGCTCTCTATACATTCCCTTTCGTTTCTACTAATGCGTTATGCTTCTGCAAG TGAACCAACTAGGAAAACTGCAACAGGAAGTTGGACTCTGCAACCAAAACagactggcttagcatcatt TGATCATTTGAAATGGAAAAAGATCCAAATATTAAGATGCCGCAAAAAAGTACAAATACAAAGAAATCTGAAACAtgaacaagaaggaaaatacaGCAGGAAACTTTTGAAGAACTAG